The Chlorocebus sabaeus isolate Y175 chromosome 11, mChlSab1.0.hap1, whole genome shotgun sequence genomic interval CGTTCATCAAGGCACTTTCCATCTTATGACAGGAAGGCCTGAGAGCATTTGCTAGCACCTGTGGTCCCGGTAGCAGCATAAGTCTTTGGAATCGTTTTTTCAGGGCTAAGCTAAACGGTTCCACCCTTAGGACTGTCAGAGGACCGTACCTAGGCACACTTCATTCTAGAAACATGTACTCTGAGCCCACCTAAGGCAAGAAAGGCCCAATAGGAGGTTGGCAAACTTGtacaacttttcctttttttttttttttttttttttttttgagacagggcctcactctgttgcccaggttggagtggaatAGTgacacgacctcagctcactgcaaccttggcctcccaggcttaagaggtcctcccacctcagcctccggagtggctgagaccacaggtgcgcaccaccatgcccagctaatttttgtaatttttgtagagatggagtttcgccatgttgcccaggctgtctcaaactcctgagctcaagtgatccatctgccttggcctgtCCCACTTTTCCCAGCCCAGGGAAGCAGCCTTACTTGGCGGTACTTATGTTTTCCCGACTCAAAGTTGGCCAGCATCTTCTCAGGGTCCTCAGCCTcatctgtgtctggcttctggtTGCTGACAGGCATGTGCTCCAGGATCTTCTGGACATCTGGCTCAAAGCCCATGTCAATCATCCTATCTGCCTCATCCAGAACCACATAGGTACAGCGGCTCAGCACCAGGTAGCGGTTCTCCAGCACATCAATCAAACGCCCAGGGGTAGCGATCACAATCTGAGTAGTACAGTATAATCATTTACAGCCCAGCAGGtgtcccttcttttctttcctgtgaacTATCCACCCACTTGGGTGACAGACCTCCAATGCTGAGGAACTTGTACCCCAACCTCTGGTTATGTTTAGCAGTAAAGGCTCCTGCAAACCAGCATGAAATCACTTGTTGCCTGGATTTTCTCAGGAACGAATGAGGTCTCTGAGTAAGATGCAGAGATTAGACAGAGGAGGCAAAATCAGTAgaaaccttatttattttttttttttttggcaaatcaTTTCAGATCCTGAAGAAGGAACTTTCTTAGATGGGAGAGACTAAGGGATACCATGAAGGGGGTTGTATaaagactaaatttaaaaaaaaaatgtaaaaagactaAATTTCTACAGCAGATTTGTCATAAAAAGCTCTCCTCCACTTTCCTGAGATTAACGCAATGCACAAAGACAAAGATTTGGTCTGGCAGAGTAAAGAGTAACTAAAAGCACAGGCTATGGATAAGAGTCTCAGCTCTGCCCATTGCCAGCTGTTTGTGACTTCAGGCAGTTCTTAACCTGAACCTCAGTTTGATCTATAACAAGGAAATATCACTACCTACTCTCATacattattgtgagaattaatgagctaatatatatgatatatactatTTGTAATATAAACTCTGGTGcataagttctcaataaatagcACATACATATAAACCAGCTCCTTTCTTCATTCTACTGCACATCTATTCCAGAAACTAGAAACAAAGCCCCAAGATAGCCTTCCCAGACAGCAGGCTGGCTGCTAGACAGAAGAACAAACCTCACAACCCATGCGCAGCCTGAAGCCCTGGTCTTCTCTGGAGATGCCACCAATGACAGCCACAGTGCGGATACCTAGCGGCTTCCCAAACTTGATGGTCTCTTCCTCAATCTGTTGAGCCAACTCACGGGTGGGAGCCAGGATGATGGCATAAGGGCCTTGGTCTGACTCTTCGATTCTGTGGTAAATGGGGCATCCCACAGCTTCGTGAGCTTTGGTTCTTATCCAACCACAAGCCAGAGCAAGACAAAGTCACTCTTATGGGAAGCGATCGGAATGGGGAGGATGATGAGAAAAGAATGCAATGATCTCACTTAAAAATCAGAGGCCAGGGCTGggcgctatggctcacacctgtaatcccagaactgtgagaggctgaggcaggcggatcacctgaggtcaggagtttgagaccaccctggccaacatggtgaagctctgcctctaataaaaatacaaaaattagccaggggtggtggccggcgcctgtaataccagctacttggtaggctgaggcaggagaatcgcttgaacccaggagatggaggttgcagtgagctgagatcgtgccactgtactccagcctgacaagagacactctgtctcaaaaaaaaaaaaaaaaaaaaaagttagtccaGAGGCCAGGCAAGATGGtacaagcctataatcccagcactttgggaggctgaggtgggtgaatcacttgagcccaggagtttgagaccagcctaggcaacatggtaaaactctgtttctacaaaaaatacaaaaattagctgggcatgttggaacacacctgtaatcccagctacttgggaggctgaggtgggaggatctgcgCCTGGGAGGCTacggttgcagtaagccaagatcacaccactgcactccagcctggtcaacaaagcgtgactccatctcaaaaaaacaaaaataaataataaagaaataaagaaataaaaatcagagattcagccaggtgcagtggttcacgcctgtaatcccagcactttgggaggccaaggcaggcagatcacttgaaatcaggagtttgagaccaacctggccaacatggtgaaacctcatctctactaaaaatacaaaaattaaggacgggcgcagtggctcgtgcctgtaatcccaacactttgggaggctgaggcaggcggatcacctgaggtcaggagttaagagaccagcctgaacaacatggagaccccgtctctactaaaaatacaaaaaaattagccgggcgtggtgatgggtgcctataatcccagctactcaggaggctgagggaggacaatcacttgaacctggaggaggaggttgcagtgagccgagactgcgccactgcactccagcctgggcaacaagagcgaaactccatctcaaaaaaaacaaaacaaaacaaaaaaacaaaagttagctgggtgtggtggcacatgcctgtaattcccagctactcaggaggatgaggcaggaaaatcacctgaacctgggaggcagaagttgcagtgagccgagatcgtgccactgcactccagcctgggtgacagagtgagactctgtctcaaaaaaataaatataataaaataaaaaaataaaactcagagaCTCCAGGATAGCAAAGTTCTCCAGGTCTTTGCCAGCAACATACACTTCTTTGATATCATGATCCAATTATTCCCTAATATCGAACCAAGAATAAAGAAGCAAGCTTCCGATTATAGAcgtgaaacaaaaaacaaacattcttTTGCCACTTTCACCTTTCCTACCCAGACAAACCCACTCCAGCTGGTGCCAGCTGACCCCACCTGTCAATTTTGGGAAGTGTGGTGATCCAGACCAGCAGTGGGATGAGGAAGGCTGCTGTCTTGCCGCTGCCAGTCTCAGCCACACCAATGATGTCACGATTCTGTAGCCCGATGGGAATTGCCTGACGCTGGATAGGTGTTGGTTCCTGCAGTGACCCCGAGAAAGAGTAATAGGTACAGGCAGAATTATACAACCTGGGCTACCACTGATAGTAGTAAGCACATCTGCTAGTGCAATGGAAGGATGCCAAGTACAGTGCACAGAAATGGGGACCCCAAGAAGAAACATAATCACTAAAAGCTGACGCTTCTACCAGAAAGTGACAGAAAATGTCACATTGGTACCCAATAGCAGTGATGGCTCCAAATAGTCAAGGAACAAAGTTCTCTATTCCCAAACTAGTGCAGGAACATTTCAGATCTTTTGGGCCAATCTACCCCTCCTTACCTTATAGCCACACTTATCAATGACCTCCAAGATGTGTGGGGGCAGAGAAGAGTCTTTCCAGGATCGGATGGGATTGGGGATCTTGCCACCTTTGGTGGTGATGCTGTAGTCCTCACGGAAGATCCGCCAGTCCCTGTCCGTCATCTCATCTAACTTTTTCTGAGACCAATGACGATCATCCCAACGCTGCTTGGCTTCCTTCTTACGAAGTTTACGGAGTCTTGCCCTGGAGCAGGATGTGAGGAGTAAGTAGAATCAGTGCCCTCCAACTCCTTTCTGTAGAGTCTCTGGGCTCTGTCCAGCCACCCTAGCCTTGATCACTCACTCCTCCTGCTCCTTTTCTTCCAGGGTTCGCCTTTTCTCCATTAGGTCTCCATAGAAACGTGACTGCTCTCGTTTCTGCTGCTTGAGGTCAATGCCTGCAATGAAGCCTCGCCCTAACAACTGCACCTGGTGCCGTTCTTTATACCTGGGATTgagacagaggaaaagaaaaaagaaggagctGTTACGGCAGTAGGAGGGAAGGGCAGACTACTAATATGAAACAGTTCCTCCTGGACAGGGTCTTTCTTCCACCAGAGGGCTGGCTGACTACCAGTCTACCAATTTTCCATCCCGGCTTGTCTTACTTCCTCCACCTCTGTAGTCATCAGCTCTCTAGGACTGCCTAGTGGAAAAGACCTAGAATTCAGGCCTGAAGCCACTCACAGGGGGTTGTAGTCAATGGATGTGTCCTCAGATGCATCCCACTCAAAAACAAATTTTCGGTCATTGAGATGTCTCGTTCGGCGCCGTTTTTTGATGCCACCCAGGTAACGTTCCTGCCCAGGGAGGGAACACAAAGCACATGAGCCTTGAGGCCCAATTCTCACATGCAGAGATCACAATGGCCAAATAACTAAACctcatttttgtgtgtgggaGAGAAGTGAAGATGGATCCAAGGCCTGCACCTTAATGGCATGCAGTTCCTTGCTCTTATCCTTCTCTTCCCGGATCTTCTGCCGCCCTTCCTCATCCTCATTTCCATTGGTCTCCCGTTCCATCCTCTCCCTGCGTTCCCGACGTTCCCGTTCCTGAGGATCTTCTGCAGATCAAAGAAAGCAAAGCTGCAGAAGAGCTCatggaagaaaagaggagagggaatGGAGGGAATCCAGATGAGGAAcatcaaatgaagaaaaaaagggcTAGACTTATGATATGGGGTAAATGGAGATCtaacagaaaaatgttttctcataAACTCCCACCATCCTTCCCTTTTCCAAACTCCAGAGTGAACAGGTTTCTATCTCTCCTAAGAGACACTGTATCTCATCCCACTCTTTCCTCTTCCATCTAGTGGCTACACAGGGTAGAATAACGAACCCAACATCTTCCTGCCCAAGTCTTGgaactgtttccttttcttcctctcttcttcaagCATCCTCTGCCGCTCTTCCACCTCCTGCTGCCGTCGCTTTAGAGCTTCAGCCTCTCGTTCTGCTTTGGAGAGGAACTTGGGCTACAAAACAGATTGGAACTGTCAACAAAGGATCTAGGAGCAGGGTACAATCACATCACTAATGGGGAGATGGCATGGAACCCAAAAATATTTGCTCAAGCATTAAGCCTGTTGAGGAAAACATAAATAGGCCTTGGACTCGGTTATGGACTGAACTACGTCCCCTACAGAATTCTGTGTTTTttcaggctggacgtggtggcgcatgcctgtaatcccagtgctttgggagacctagatgggaggattgcttgaggccaggagttcaagaccagcctgggcaacacagcaagaccttgtttctacaaaaataaaaaaactcagCCAGACACGATGgtatgtgcctacagtcccagctactcaggaggctgaggcaggaaaatcataagagcttaggagtttgaggttatagtgaactgtgatttcaccactgtacttcagcctgggcaaaaaagcaagaccttatctctaaaaaaaaaaaatgtgaccgggtgcagtggcttgtgcctataaatcccaacactttgggaggccgaggcggacagatcacgaggtcaggagttcgagacaagcctggccagcacagtgaaaccctatctctactaaaaaatacaaaaaattagccgggcatggtggcacatgcctatagtcccagctactctggaggctggggcaggagaactgcctgaacctgggagacggaggttgcagtgagccaagatcgtgccactgcactccagcctgggcaacagagtgagactccatctcaaaagaaacaaacaaacaaaaaatacacgttatatatattttttgcgacagactcttgctctgttgcccaagctgcagtacagtggtgtcattatggctcactacagcttcaacctcctgggctcaagcaatatccttgcctcagcctcctaagtagctgggactacacatgcatGCTACCACAgacggctaattttttaaattttatagagatgggtttttaccacgttgcccaggctggtctaaaaatccctggctcaagtgatcctcccatcttgaccttccaaagtattgggattacaggtgtgagccactgtacccagctcaaaattcatatgtggaagccctaacccctagtatctcagaatgtgactgtatgtgGAGACAGGGCAtgtaaagaggtgattaagttaaaatgagcccattaggctgggcacagtggctcatgcctgtaatcccagcactttgtgaggccaaggagggcagatcacttgagcccaggggttcgagaccagcctgggcaacatggtgaaatcctgactctacaaaaaatacaaaaattagctgggcgttgtggcacgcacctgtagtcccagatatttgggaggctgaggtgggaggattgcttcagcctgggaggcgtaggttgaagtgagccgatatcacgccactgtactccatcccgggtgacagagtgagactctgtctcaaaaaaaaaaaaaaaaaaaaaaggccttttagggtgagccctaatccaatacaaggggtacatgtgtacacagggaagaccatgtgaagagcCGAGGAAGAAGACAGTCttataagccaaggagagaggccccaGAAGAAACAACCCTGCTGACACTCCgctctcagacttccagcctccagaactatgagaaaattaaCTTCTGTTGttgaagtcacccagtctgtggtattttgttatggcagcctgagcagatgaATGGAGACTCCCAAGTACTTACCTTGgcctcagcttcttcctcagCCTTTTTCTTGGCCAGAAGTTCCTCCAGGGATAATGGCTGGGCCTGAAGATAAAACACAGAACTTTAGTCTATAAAGGCTCTCTTCCCTTTAAAGATCAACAAAGCAACGCACGGGTTGAAGATGAAAAATATCCTTCCTCTCCTTCACCTTAGGCTTCTTATCACCATGTTCATCCTCTTCATCCTTCTTAGAGTCTCTGTCCTTCCGAGATTTAAAGTCTTTTCCTCGGCCAGGAGATAAGCTTTGATTGAGGAAAAGGAACAAGAAAGGTCCACATCACTCTTACTTCAGCCCCTGGATGAGGTTCAAGTTAAGCCCCAAAAACAGAATGGAAGTTTCCCCATGACTCAACAAGACTGGCTCACGGTCATCTATCATGTCTTGAAACTCTTAGCAGGCATGGTCATTCTGCCAGCTCTGAAACCTAATTATGGCCCTGTTCTTGGCCCCTTTCTACCCAGATCTCCTTTTGAGACTAATCTCCTTTGGGAAGTGGGACTTTACTACTAATGTCAAAAATGTTTcctctaggccaggcgcagtgtctcatgcctgtaatcccagcactttgggaggccaaggcaggtgggtcacctgaggtcaggagttcaagaccagcctggccaacatggcaaaaccctgtctctgctaaaaacacaaaaattagccaggttgtggctgtttaaaatttttttttttttttggagacgcagtgtcactctgttgccccagctggagtgcaatggtgtgatctcagctcactgtaacctctccctcctgggttcaagcaattctgccttagcctcctgagtagctgggactttccgagtagctgggactacaggttcgtaCTGCCAccactggcaatttttttttttttttttttttgagacggagtctcactctgtcgcccaggctggagtgcagtggcgtgatctctgctcactgcaagctctgtcgcctcccgggttcatgtcattctcctgcctcagcctcccgagaagctgggactacaggcgcccgccaccatgcctagctaatttttttcgtatttttagtagagacggggtttcaccatgttctccaGGATGGTGTGtcactctcctgacctcgtgatctgcccacctcagcctcccaaagtgctgggattacaggcgtgagccaccgcgcccggcctaatttttaaaatttttagtagagacgagggttcaccatgttggtcaggctggtctcgaactcttgacctcaggtgatatatccacctcggccacccaaagtgttaggattataggtgtgagccacggtgcccgtcCCACCTTAACTCTTTCATACACAATGAATTTAGCCTACATGGCCACCCCACCACAAGCCAAGAAGATATTGTTATCCATATTCCCTCATCATTTTTCATTCCTATCAATCCCAACAATCTTTCCCCATACCTGATCTAAGCTTAATCTATAAGAGAATTCAAACAACCCCACTGAGTTTCTGTTAGGAGCATTCTGTCCTCTGCCTTGAATTCTAACCTATACTTTCAGGGCCTGATAAGAACTTTgtatacaggccaggcacagtggctcatgcctgtaatcccagcactttgagaggccaaggtggccagatcacctaaggtcaggagttcgagaccagcctggccaacaggcgaaacctcgtctctactaaaaatacaaaaattagctaggtgtggtggcgtgtgcctgtaatccccactacttggggagctgaagcagcagaatcgcttgaacccaggaggtggaggttgcagtgagattgtgccaccacactcagcctgggtgacagagaaagattctatctcaaaaaaaaaaaaaaaaaagccgggcgcggtggctcaagcctgtaatcccagcactttgggaggccgagacgggcggatcacgaggtcaggagatcgagaccatcctggctaacacggtgaaaccccgtctctactaaaaaatacaaaaaactagccgggcgaggtggcgggcgcctgtagtcccagctacttgggaggctgaggcaggagaatggcgtgaacccgggaggcggagcttgcagtgagctgagatccggccactgcactccagcctgggcgacagagagactccgtctcaaaaaaaaaaaaaaaaaaaaaaaaaagaggccgggcacggtggctcatgcctgtaatcccagcactttgcgaggccaaggtgggtggatcacctgcggtcgggagtttgagaccagcctggccaacatggagaaaccctgtctctactaaaaatacaaaaattagccaggcgtggtggcgcatgcctgtattcccagctacttgggaggctgaggcaggaaaactgtctgaacccaagaggcggaggttgcagtgagctgagatcgtgccattgcactctagcctggggaacaagacaaaaactctgtctcaaaaaaaaaacaaaaacaaaccaaaatctggtggcagatgcctgtagtccagctactcaggaggctgaggtgggtgaatcacctaagccttgggaagtcaaggctgcagtaagctgtgatcacaccactgcactgcaggctgggcaagaaagtgagactctgctttaaaaaaataaataaaataaaaataaataagaaaaagacctCTGTAATAACTACCAACAAAATCTGTTAAGAGAAATCTACTTTCATAAGAAGCTGAGTCAACTCAAGTGCAGAGAAGAAATGGGAGCATTCCCCTAAAGCCCCCTCATTCCTTCATATACCTGGATCGTTTCCGGTCCTTGTCCCGTCTGTGTCCATCCTTGTCTCGATCTCGGTCCTTCTTATTCCGATCCCGCTCCTTATCTCGTTCTCGTTCTTTGTGCCGTCGTTCTCTGGAAGACCGCAAATTTAAGAATTCACTGGTATTTCCAAAGTATCTTGCTTCACTGCAGCCCTGAGAAAGTTCCTATACTCTTGTGCCAAAGTAATGTTTTACAAATTAGAGAATGTATCTCTCACGGAAATAACGAGGGAATTCTAAGAAGCTTCTATAGATCAGAGATGTACTGTTAAGTATTAATGGCAATGACAGGTCATTGACTATGTGAACAGATgaaacttccttttttatttttttgagatggagtctcgctctgtcgcctagactggagtgcagtggtgcgatctcggctcactgcagcccccgcctcccgggttcaaggaattgtcatgcctccacctcccgaatagctgggaatagagacatgcaccaccacacctggctaatttttatatttttagaagagacagggttttgccatgttggccaggctgttctcaaactcctcacctcaagtaatccacccaccttggcctcacaaagtgctgggattacaggtataagccaccgcacccagccacaaatGAACCTTCCTTGATAACCCGGACCTTCATCTTACAAGTTCCCTCTCAACTTTTAAGAGTTGGGTCACTGAGGAAAACTGAAACCACCTGCAGGTCCAACTGGGATAGGAGTAGATTAATGTACAAAAAGTAGATgcctagccgggcacagtggctcacgcctgtaatcccagtactttgggaggctgaggtgggtggatcacctgaggtcaggagatcaagatcagcctgacaaatgtggagaaaccccgtctctactaaaaatacaaaattagctgggtgtggtgggtgcctataatcccagctattcgggaggctgaggcaggagaattgcttgaacccaggaagcagaggctgcagtgagccaagatcgtgccattgcactccagcctaggcaacaagagtgaaactccatctttaaaaaaaaaaaaaaaaaaaaaaggccgggcgcagtggctcacgcctataatcccagcactttgggaggccaaggtgggcggatcatgaggtcaggagatcgagaccatcctggctaacacggtgaaactctgtctctactaaaaatacaaaaattagccaggcatggtggcggatgcctgtagtcccagcaactcggaaggctgaggcaggagaatggtgtgaacccaggaggtggagcttgcagtgagctgagatcaagccactgcactccagcctgggcaacagagcgagactccgtttcagtaaaaagaaaagaaaaaaaaaaaaggccgggcgcggtggcttaagcctgtaatcccagcactttgggaggccgagacaggcggatgacgaggtcaggagatcaagactatcctggctaacacggtgaaaccccatctctactaaaaaatacaaaaaactagctgggtgaggtggcaggcgcctgtagtcccagctacacaggaggctgaggcaggagaatggcgtaaacccgggaggtggagcttgcagtgagctgagagatccagccactgcactccagcccgggcgacagagcgagactccgtctcaaaaaaaaaaaaaaaaaaaaaaaaaagcctaatacTGGAGGCATCAGAAGAACCAACaaggaaaaaatctgaaatgtaCGCTCCCTTTCCATGTAACAATATACAAAGTTACTTTACCTTTCTGCAGATTTGGAACGGGAACGAGAGCGAGAACGGCTGCCTCCTCGACGTCTATCCCTTG includes:
- the DDX23 gene encoding probable ATP-dependent RNA helicase DDX23, which produces MAGELVDKKDRDASPSKEERKRSRTPDRERDRDRDRKSSPSKDRKRHRSRDRRRGGSRSRSRSRSKSAERERRHKERERDKERDRNKKDRDRDKDGHRRDKDRKRSSLSPGRGKDFKSRKDRDSKKDEEDEHGDKKPKAQPLSLEELLAKKKAEEEAEAKPKFLSKAEREAEALKRRQQEVEERQRMLEEERKKRKQFQDLGRKMLEDPQERERRERRERMERETNGNEDEEGRQKIREEKDKSKELHAIKERYLGGIKKRRRTRHLNDRKFVFEWDASEDTSIDYNPLYKERHQVQLLGRGFIAGIDLKQQKREQSRFYGDLMEKRRTLEEKEQEEARLRKLRKKEAKQRWDDRHWSQKKLDEMTDRDWRIFREDYSITTKGGKIPNPIRSWKDSSLPPHILEVIDKCGYKEPTPIQRQAIPIGLQNRDIIGVAETGSGKTAAFLIPLLVWITTLPKIDRIEESDQGPYAIILAPTRELAQQIEEETIKFGKPLGIRTVAVIGGISREDQGFRLRMGCEIVIATPGRLIDVLENRYLVLSRCTYVVLDEADRMIDMGFEPDVQKILEHMPVSNQKPDTDEAEDPEKMLANFESGKHKYRQTVMFTATMPPAVERLARSYLRRPAVVYIGSAGKPHERVEQKVFLMSESEKRKKLLAILEQGFDPPIIIFVNQKKGCDVLAKSLEKMGYNACTLHGGKGQEQREFALSNLKAGAKDILVATDVAGRGIDIQDVSMVVNYDMAKNIEDYIHRIGRTGRAGKSGVAITFLTKEDSAVFYELKQAILESPVSSCPPELANHPDAQHKPGTILTKKRREETIFA